A genomic segment from Gracilinanus agilis isolate LMUSP501 chromosome 1, AgileGrace, whole genome shotgun sequence encodes:
- the NFIL3 gene encoding nuclear factor interleukin-3-regulated protein, translating into MQLRKMQAIKKEQALDTNRNVDKMIVLNSALTEVSEDLNTHEDLLLNEGGSGKNKSSACRRKREFIPDEKKDAMYWEKRRKNNEAAKRSREKRRLNDLVLENKLIALGEENASLKAELLSLKLKFGLISSTVYAQEIQKLSNSTAVYFQDYQTTKSNVSSFADEHETSIVGSSCISVIKHSPQSSLSDVSEVSSVEHSQESPVQNNCRSPQNKFQDIKQEPMELESYTREPRDDRSSYTASIYQNYIGNTFSGYAHSPPLLQVNRSSSNSPRTSETDDGVVGKSSDGEDEQQVPKGPIHSPVELKSIHATVVKVPEVNSALPHKLRIKAKAMQIKVETLDNEFDTTQKLSSPIDMSSKRHFELEKHDTQNLVHSSLTPFSVQVTNIQDWSLKPEHWHPKELSGNIQNNCKTGVFEIKDNVYSVSDSENLYLKQGIANLSAEVASLKRLITTHQISASDST; encoded by the coding sequence ATGCAGCTAAGAAAAATGCAGGCCATTAAAAAGGAGCAGGCACTTGATACAAATAGAAATGTAGACAAAATGATAGTGCTTAACTCTGCCCTAACTGAAGTGTCTGAAGACTTGAATACACATGAAGATCTATTACTTAATGAAGGAGgtagtggaaaaaataaatcttcagCATGCCGGAGAAAACGGGAATTCATTccagatgaaaagaaagatgctATGTATTGGGAAAAAAGACGAAAGAATAATGAAGCTGCCAAAAGATCACGTGAGAAACGTAGGCTAAATGACCTGGTTTTGGAAAACAAACTGATTGCATTGGGAGAAGAGAATGCGTCTTTAAAAGCAGAACTGCTCtcactaaaattaaaatttggttTAATTAGTTCTACGGTATATGCTCAGGAGATACAGAAACTCAGTAATTCTACAGCTGTATATTTCCAAGATTACCAAACCACCAAATCAAATGTTAGCTCATTTGCAGACGAACATGAAACGTCAATAGTGGGAAGTAGTTGTATTTCTGTCATTAAACACTCTCCTCAAAGCTCTTTGTCTGATGTCTCAGAAGTGTCATCAGTAGAGCATTCTCAGGAGAGTCCTGTTCAGAACAACTGCAGAAGTCCTCAGAATAAATTCCAAGACATAAAACAAGAACCTATGGAATTAGAAAGCTACACAAGAGAGCCAAGAGATGATAGAAGTTCTTATACAGCATCCATTTATCAAAACTACATAGGAAATACCTTCTCTGGCTATGCTCACTCACCTCCCCTCTTGCAGGTGAATAGATCCTCCAGTAATTCACCAAGAACATCAGAAACTGACGATGGTGTTGTGGGCAAGTCATCAGATGGAGAAGATGAGCAACAAGTTCCCAAAGGTCCAATCCATTCCCCGGTTGAACTTAAAAGCATACATGCAACAGTTGTTAAAGTTCCAGAAGTGAATTCAGCACTACCACATAAGCTTCGGATTAAAGCCAAAGCCATGCAAATAAAAGTGGAAACATTAGATAATGAATTCGATACCACACAGAAACTCTCCTCACCTATTGATATGTCATCCAAGAGACATTTTGAACTTGAAAAGCATGATACACAAAATTTGGTACATTCTTCTCTTACTCCTTTCTCTGTGCAAGTGACTAACATCCAAGATTGGTCACTAAAACCAGAACATTGGCATCCAAAAGAACTCAGTGGCAACATTCAGAATAATTGCAAAACTGGAGTTTTTGAAATCAAAGACAATGTCTACAGTGTTTCTGACTCAGAGAATTTGTACTTGAAACAAGGGATAGCAAACTTATCTGCAGAAGTTGCTTCACTTAAAAGACTTATAACTACACATCAAATTTCTGCTTCAGACTCCACTTAA